From Solanum stenotomum isolate F172 chromosome 2, ASM1918654v1, whole genome shotgun sequence:
tagaaaaataatttttacccaatttcatttattaaaagAATCACAATAGAAGTTTTTGACCAGCTACTCTAATGCTTGCAATTAGCACAGGAGGAAATCTTTGCAACTGCTAATCAGACTTCAATGTTTGCATCTACGTACTCATCCTATCAACAGTTTCTCAACCACAGTAGAGTCAGTTTATTTCGATTAGTTTCTCTTTGCTGCTTGATTTCAGGAAAGTTTATTCATGCATATAGCCATCAACAAGAAATTAAATCAAAACTCGAGTAAGTTTGCCTACCGTCAATACAACAATGGCAGTGGTAGCAGTGAATATTGTCTGACCATGTCCTTCAGGAAGATCATGGACTGACTGCAAAGCAAGGGCAAAAGCCATAGCGCCTCGAAGTCCTTGACATCCACATTAATAATGAGctcaaataaaattgaaaaagccAAAACATAGactgaaaaaataatttcttcacCACTTACCACTGTACCAGAGTGCTTTTTGATGTTTTGCTGGTATCTTTTGGTGTGGAGGTCGTACAAGATTGACCAAATATGCACAACCAAACACATTGGCAGCCCTTAATGAAAGAGAGGAAAAAGATTAGTAATTATGGATTTACAACCTTGAGATCATTCCATCCATAATTTAATCCAAAATACGGGGAAAACATAGAGCAACATAGGCATTGGTACAATGAGTTTGGGATAAAATCGCGCAACCAAGTGTAATCCCAGAGAACAAGAAACAGATTAACAAACATACCTCGCAATCACAATGAACAGCTGGGGCAAACAAGAAGTTAAGGGAAAAACGTttgattcaaaaaaatattgaggAACAAGTTACAATATATAAAGAAGGCTACATGTTAAGGATACAATTGAGAAGAAGATAAATCCCACATGGGACCAACTATGTTTCTCCATCGCGATATCAAATCCCATATATATAAATCTGCACGTTAAACAATAACAAGCCTTACTGGAGTTATTTAACAAAAATGGGAACAAAATATCACAAATCCTCAGAAACTGGAATGCCCGACTTACACAAAAGTTTCAGCCAAAGatgatatcaaatgaaaaaacGCCGACACAAATCGCTGTGAACTTTCTGATAAATTCGGGTACGTATAGCGCTTCATAACCTAAAATACAATCCAGAAGTACTAAGCACATCTAGTaggaagagaaaatgaaaaaaaaagaagagaaattgcAGATGAAAACTTACGACTCCAGTGAACAATATAGACACTATGCCAGAGAGACCAAGACCTTCTGCTAGCATATATCTGGAAGATGATGGTTCATGATAAAATACATGTTAGGCACAAAACCAAGATAGAATGTAAAAAAGTGAGAATCTAATGTAGTTACTTACGAGAAATATGGAAAGAGGACAAACAAACAGCTCTCCAAGTTCTGAAGACTGACAACAGAATTAGCAGAAACGCCATCAATATCATCAGTCAGAAGCAGATGGTGCAAAAAACTACAAAATACTTGACTTACTTGTCAATATCCAAGCCAGCATATTTGAAAAGGTGTGTGAAGTCAAGGCACTACAACACTTTATGAGCTAGAAAGCATCAAATGCACatttatactaaatataatagAACCTTTAAACTTATTAAATAAGAATCATGGTGCCTCGAAAAGTTAGTAATTATAGAGGCACCGTAATCTTTAGAGGACCTACAAATTTTGGTTAGAAATCACTAAGGAGGTAACAGTTCCTGGTTCATTTTTTCTGTGCATACAAAATGCGAGAAAGATGCACTGCTGGAAGAAAGTAAAACATGAAGGATATCAAAGCAGAAACAAATCCAACTCCAACACCTGTAGAATCAAAGCAGTAGGTTGttagttgatttgaaaaaaaaattcaagtcaaactaatgaaaaaaaatcatgctCTTATAGAACAAAAGTAAGTATATGGATACTAACTCCAGCAGTTCCTTTTATTTTCCATGGATAAATTTCTGGGCTCCAGCAGTTACAACTGAAATATATTCAGACTGCTTGAAAAGAGAGCATCCTCTCAGGATTTTCCagaaaatgacataatttgaatagtttaaaaaagttttttttttccttaaatcgACACTTGCTTGACCTTCTCTTTCTTATACCAACATTAGCTTTCACTGAGTGAAGAAAGATGAGGAAAAAAACTAAATGGTACAAAATACTAACCAGCTGACAGGGATCCCATAAAAGTTTCAACAAATCGGATGGTTATCATGAAGTAATTCTGATCAGTTGACATGTGGCTTCTGACCAGTGACATTGTCCTACAAAACAATCCAGTTCTTGATTGTCAATCCATCTGGATCTATTTGTATGTGCAGATGCTCCTTGAATATCAATACCAGTGCGACAGTTAAGCATGTGTATACTAACCTGTACAAGGAAATTGCCATCTTCCAAGTGTGCAGCatacaaagaaaaacaaagaaataaatacacaaaatgcaatacataaatattttttggtaaagAATGCATATACACAACTTAAAATCCCAATATATAGGAAAACAAGCAAACGACATAGCGAAACGCCAACCTTTCACATAAAAGAATGAGTAGGACTTACTGCATCATTTAAAACAGATTCCCCAAACACTAAAGCATATAGGTTCACGTCTGTGCCAAGCTCCTACAATCATGTCAAAGAAACAAACTCGTTCAACAAAAGGACAGCAAAGCTTAGCCAATGATGACACAGTTAAGACCTACCTATatcaatttgaaaattatgaaaagCCACATAAGTTGGCAAAGGGATTGATTGTCAAACAATAAATGAAAATACCCAACAGATCTGATATTCAACCTCCAATGACAGAGAGTGGTGATAGACCATGGAAAAACCAAACAACTTCTCCCTCTTTCCTTTCTCCAATGTAACACTCTTAAATCTTTTCTATTGAAACCGCAAGGTTTCAAAGTCATGTCCTGTTAATATTGAGTTTTCCTCAGCAACTGTGACTCTCCTCTTCGATTTGCGTATCTCCCTCAACAAGGTATGatctattaaattttttgaattatatatcCTAGTTTATTTGCCTGAGATGAGCTTAAATGGAGCGACATAGTAAATTAGGATTCTTATAGTCGATCCAACATGTTTGGGATTGGGGAgttgtttttttattgttgttgtatatatACCTGGTTTATGATAAACGCATAACTTATAGCTGTGACGTAGCATCATCTAAAATACCCAAAGAGCAGTCATGTGGAGGCACAAAACTCAAGTTACTCTATTAACCAACACTATATCCAAGCATTCTGTCAAACACAAGATATTTTTCTGTCAATGCTATCAGAAATACTACCTAAACCCACTAAATTGGCCTCGTGCAAATAATTTCAACCAACAAATGACAAGAAGCTGACAGAGAAGATTAAAACAATGACACAGCTATTTCCTTTTTTAAGGTAGTGATGGTCTGATGGAACCTGACCTAAATTGCAAGTAGTCTACCTTGCTAATCCTTATCCAACTCAAGAGCAGAACATGTATGGGAAAGTTCTCCACATATATGAAAATAacttatgttttaaatttctatattttgtcTTTAGCTACTTGAATAGGTCGTTGGTATTGCTTCCTGTGGGGTTTGGACAGGTTGGTCACTGATGTTCACTATTTGGTGATAGTGAATCAATGGACTGTGATAGATCTGTCACAAGAGGTACGGCTACCCTGGAAACACAATAACAAGGTTACATAGAGGAAAATAAGGGTGATCACCCCCAAACATCTACTTTGGCTCTTCTGGATGAAAAGAATAGACAAACTATTGCTCCAGGAAAAAATGGAACTTAGCTAGATTCAGCGCATTACTATTCCAGACCCATTTCTGGAAGAGTATTACAACTTTTGGAAAAGACACAATGATTGTTGTGAATTCTGGATAGATTGGCTACTTACCAGCTAGAGTCGGCTTTCTTTGTAACATGTTTTTTATGGTGGCCAGCATTCtcaatgctgaagaatacaatagtactaattctcaaaaataaGTATCTTCGCCAGAAACATCCCcaatttttaatattcttttttacatggtaaacaatatatatatatcagtgaTACTTACACAAGTTGTGTAGATTCCCAGATCAAAAGGGATTACAATAGGAAGATAAACAAAACTCTCTATATGTAATCTAGGACATCAAAGATAGATCCTATATTTTCTAGACATTCTTGTTTAAACCAAAAATAGTAAAGCACTAAACAATTCATCTTTATCTTCCCGTAGAGAGTTTCATCTGTCTTCAAAGCATTCAAGTATCTACCACTTCTTATGtctattatttgtttaattggtGTTCCATCACCACAGTAGATCCTTAGAGCTCCTTGCCATCACCCATTGTGTCTCAGCTAAGGCAAGAAATAACTACACAACATGTCAGCTTGGTCGTGCCTGAAAAGATGAGTGTTGCTCTCTTCTTTATCTTGACAAAAAAGTTGCCGGAGCTCAGTTGTATACCCTTTTCTGTATTATTTCATGATCCAAATAGGCTTCCCTAACAAGCCAAATGAAACATGTCACCTAGAAGGGAGCTTAGGTTTTCCAGATAAACTTCCAAAAGCCATTTTGGGGCTTGAGTTGGCTTTGAGAGTTGGGAATATGCAGAGCCAGAGCTAACTGATAATCTTTTGTTGTTTCATCCCTTCTGTGTAGCTGAATCCTCCGAATTCCTGATATCCTGGAAATATGGGTGGGCATAAATCACCGAATTACCGAGCCGGACTGAAAAATTTGGCGATTTGATATTCAGTAAATGATAAGATATTCGGGagtaaatttcaaaatttcgaTCGTCAGTTTCGGTATTTGGTAACCGAATACTGAAGTATATAGGctttttgattttcttgttcTCTAAACCACTCTACTAAATTTATCCATAtaggtttttcaaataaaaggaTGACTAGCTGTCACCTAGGGGTTTTACGGGTAAGACCTGATAAGCATGACACTACCAAATCAGTATCAAGAAAGAGGAATTTTGTACTGAAGAAAATCAGCAAACAAGTGCACcaaagggtgtggcctagtggtcaatgaagcgGTTGAGAACCTTGAGGTCTAACGTTCAAAACTCagctagaaaaaaaaaattaggtgatCCTTCCCATCTGTCCTAGCCTTGGAGGACAGAGTTACCTGGCAcctgttgctggtgggaggtggcaggtataccgtggaattagtcgaggtgcacgAAAACTGGCCTAGACACCACGttcatcaaaaaaacaaaaaaaaaaatagcaaacaaGTATGAGGGATGACCTTGATAAACTTAAACCATCAGAACTTAGGAGGTCAGCACTCCTACGCTTCAGCCCACCCCTACGCTGGCAAACGTCCAATGTCTTCACCATTTCAGCCATCCTTCCAACCTCCAGTCATTTAACACtcttttgaaagaaaagttcAATCCTTCAGAGATCCATGTCTCCTGAATAGTAGCCTCAGGTGTAGTTGAACAAAATAAATCAGAGAGTAGATCTTTGAAAGGACCAGGCCCTTACCAGTTTTCACTCCAAAAAGATATTTTCCTTCCATTGCTTACTGTAAACCCAATGTTTAAAGCATATTCCTCCCAGTGTTTCCTGATAACTTTCCATGTGCAAGTTCCATATGAAGAATTGACTTTCTTAGTGATCCATTTACCTTGCTGTCTATATTTTGGATAATCACCTTCCTCCATAAGGCATTGTCttctacattttttattttttgataatacACATTGTCTTCTATATTAAATCTTCATAACATCAAACCCTATTTGATGAATTGTATGATTGTCGTGATAGTGAATTGGGCAGCCATTTATATGTAGGGACGGGCTTCTACATAGTTGCGAGTTAAAATTAAGATCAATTGAGCTTCAGTTAATACTTGATGCAATACATGTGTTGCCAAAGTTGCATTATTATATATTTCAGCTTCATATATATGCATATGTTTCTGTATTGGTTTACAGTATCTCAGAATTAAGGATGAGGATAGTAGTTGCATTATGGGAGGCGACGGAAGGATTGAGTGGATGTTTGTATCAACCAGTGAGTGGTGCCATCCCAAACCACACGTACAAGTGTGGattatattttttccattaGACTATGTCCAGCTACACAACCAGATAACGGCAAATTCAGGGCTTGCTAGTAGTCCCAACTCAAGTACAGTACTGCTCTACTATGAGGTTGACATCATGAGATAAGACAGATTCTTGATAGAACCCTCCCCAGTTATAACCTCATAGTTATATATGCATTCATGCAGTTCAAACGGGAACCAGGGGTGTGAGTTGAAGTTTTCAGTTAATCATTCCTGCACAGTTCAGTTCAATTCAGCATCAATTGCATTTTCTTTCATCTACAACTCCGTTCACGCATGcacattttcttcaaatacCTGTGTCAGTGTTTTAGGGACAGTCGGTAAAGCTTACAGGTATAGATGACTCACCTCTTACTTCTCGTACAGATATAGAGGCAGACATAGAACCAGATGTTTGAGCATGTTCATGATCAGTGTAAGCATCTCACTTCGTTTCGAAGGGTCTATCTTATTTtgcttataattttaaattgcGGCCCTTTTTCAGTCATATGTTTCGGTTAGATGCCCCGCATCCTCTGTCAGTGGACAAGTTGACTAGTATGTTGTGGTTTATCCCTAGTAGACCGATTTATGATATGATTAGGCCCTCAGTCCAAGTTCGAGACTTGGTACAGTTTTCCTTATAATTTTATCTGATGGTACGGGACTGCCAGAGTCCCTTTCATTTGTTTTGTTAGATCAGCAAGGGTCTGCTTGATGAGACGAATGATCACTAAGTGCCTATCACAACCCTCCTGTTCTGATTCATGACAGTATACTGATCTAACATATCTCATACTCCTTACCCAGCCGTCTTCTATCTCTATTGTTCCTGGCAATCATATACGCGGAATTTAAGCGCTAACATGATCAATGACATTATCATGCAAACAGTGAAGATGTCACCAAAAAAGTTGCCTTTTTCATAATGGAAGGATTCTTTTTACTGATTTTATGTGTCAACGTATGTGGTTTGTACCAAaccaaacaaacataaaaatggaaaagagaaaatggtcaaaagtGACTAGTCTAATACAGGAAGCAAAGCTGTTCATTGAAACTATAAAGAACGTCAATAAAAAAACTAACCTGAAAAATAGACAGAACAGTGACAGGATCAGTTGCCGATATAAGAGCTCCAAACATCAGACACTCTACAAATGGAAGTCTGTACATGAGATACGTAACTCCACCAAGGTAACTGCAAAAAATTGCATTCACAGTAATCAATTATATGAAGAGTGAAAACTGATAGTACTAAGAAAATCATAGACGCAAGCAATACTCACACCAGAATGCCAGTAACAAAAGAAGCAATGAAAGTTCCTACAATAGCAAAAGTGATAATTGCTCCAAAGTTTGAAAAGAACGGTTTCTGCTTACAGCATCAGTAAAGCCATGATGTTAGCAATGCAAAAACAAAAGCAGGTTGCATATCGAGTAAGTACGAAGAGAAGAAAACTTACAGGTGATAGACTAAATCCTGACTGAGTAAGCAAAGAAGGTCAAGGAAAAGCTCTTTTGTTCATAAATTCCAAAATAAGCTGAATATTTAACTACAGTATGGAACAACAACAATAGAAAATTTTCTGCAGGAAAGAATTTAAATGTGGATATAATATGATCGGTGGCAgtaaaaagaggaagaaaaactCTTCATGGAAGTTAAACCATGCCCTGCCAagtaagaagagaaaaagaaagagtcaAAAGTGTAGCAACACGAACCCATAGAAACAAATAAAATCTTCAAGAACCAAATGGTAATAAAAGTTCAATGAACTACCTAATGCTTGTTTCTGTATTTGAAACATTAGCCAATCCACCAACAATCAAACCTGCCGCAAAGAAAATCCAAGCATCATAGGTTTCAGTATGCCCCAAGCTAAAGGGTACCTCAATTGGTCAAGTAAATGGAAAATGCAGAACAAGCTTGTCAAAACAGTACTCAAATTGCATTTTACCACTCATTAGATTAGTGCACTATTACCAACATCAACAAAACACGAAAAAGTCACACTCCCAAACTAATTGAGTTTCAGCTATGATAGCATTCTATTCATTCTAATACTCAATTTAAGGTTTCTCTAAATCTTAAGACCAAACTAAACATACAATGATCGAAACAAACTAACCAGACTCCTTGGCATAATCTAAAAACACCAACAACAACTGAACTCCCAACTAGTTGATAACACCTGTATGAATATTCTGCTTCCACTGTGTTCTAAAACGATAACCCACAACAACAAACGCAAACTCATCCAACGAAGTTCCCAACAAATTCCAGTTGAAGTGtacctcaatttgaaaaattcatGGCAAAGTATGGAAAAACATGCTCATATTGGCATTTGAAAAAGCCAAAAGGAGGATGAAATTGAACAATATccagaagaaaaaagaaactatgTTATGGAAAATGCTACTCATATTAGGCATGACATTTTCAGAGTCACGTTATATTAACCCAGAACAGAAAAAGGGGAAAATTGAAATGCAAAAAAAGactgaaaattgaacaataCTTCATATTGGCATTTTCAGACTCACATTCTATAAACCTAAAtgcaaaatatacaaaaaatttaaagaatacCAATCAAAAGAGAGGCACTGGCTTCAGGAATATAATAGAAATGACGACGACGAAGCACATGTCCAATAACAAAGGAGAGTACAAGCATCATGATCTGCAGAAGTATGCCATATCCAGCGGCTTGTTGCTCTTTTCCTGGAATCGCCTTTGCTCCGGCCGGAGAAATCTGAAGATGATCCTCCATGGCCGATTCTTTCAAGTAAACACTCACTATTTACTGCGATCAACTATATGATCTTACAAACTACTCAACGGCGAAACCTAGGCAGTTTTCCGGTGACGGGAGCGTTTACTCTTCTTCCGGTTTAGCTTGTTTGAAAAGGCTTTTCTGCGGTTTGTGAGAGAGATGGGGAGAGTTTTGTTTCTATAAAAAGAGCACTTTCAGTCAGGTTCTTTGTGTAAACATGAGAGAAAGGTGTAGGAAAATTATGACTTTGATCATGAAAATTGTTGtgagtatttttaaaaaatatatatatttttaaagttagaaatgatatttgaattaaaattatatttgatcaTGAATATAAATTTAAGTTGTTTTAACTACGATATCTTATGTtgactatatataataatacaaattctCACACATAACAACAgacaataacaatatattcagTAAAATTCTATAAAATAAGATTAGAAAAGGATAGATTATACGCAGACTTTACCATTATATCCTCGATTTAATTGTATCAAACCCAAGTTTGACCCAAACATAGGTGAACCAAACGACAAACCCCAAAGGGAGGCCCGACTCAAATTCTAATTGATGGAGCTAAATAATTAGGTCTCATTTGTTTATATTTAATGGAGGCCTGGATCTAAATGGTTCAGACATTTGAATTTTGATCATTAAatgcatttattttaattaagattTGAAACACTTAATTGGTCTGAATAGGTCTTAATCATTAAGATCTAGAACAAAGTCTTAATATCATTAAGAGGCATTATTGTGATATTCACAATCACTATA
This genomic window contains:
- the LOC125854916 gene encoding sodium/hydrogen exchanger 6-like; this translates as MEDHLQISPAGAKAIPGKEQQAAGYGILLQIMMLVLSFVIGHVLRRRHFYYIPEASASLLIGLIVGGLANVSNTETSIRAWFNFHEEFFFLFLLPPIIFQSGFSLSPKPFFSNFGAIITFAIVGTFIASFVTGILVYLGGVTYLMYRLPFVECLMFGALISATDPVTVLSIFQELGTDVNLYALVFGESVLNDAMAISLYRTMSLVRSHMSTDQNYFMITIRFVETFMGSLSAGVGVGFVSALLFKYAGLDIDNLQNLESCLFVLFPYFSYMLAEGLGLSGIVSILFTGVVMKRYTYPNLSESSQRFVSAFFHLISSLAETFVFIYMGFDIAMEKHSWSHVGFIFFSILFIVIARAANVFGCAYLVNLVRPPHQKIPAKHQKALWYSGLRGAMAFALALQSVHDLPEGHGQTIFTATTAIVVLTVLIIGGSTGTMLEALEVVGEGQSGSMDETFEGNNGYIAPSYSDESYDGEPSSGNRFRMKLKEFHKSTTSFSALDKNYLTPFFTTQGGDEDEDEPIMHSSRRAGYDGH